Proteins from a genomic interval of Nostoc sp. KVJ3:
- a CDS encoding polysaccharide deacetylase family protein: MVKLKLLIGGIVFIPLVAVLCDFSFGRFWFSERSDHQKLVKKPEQLSASAVSNQHSSVSNKASVAQVNSHIFTVPNEFQGKIIQQAQLNKPDKVIALTFDDGPAPKYTQQVLEILKQQNIKATFFCVGEMVHYFPQIAKLEVADGHAIGNHTWHHWYRHMNLSVAAREIESTATAIYQTMGVKTFLFRPPYGILNNGVADYAQKNNYAVLMWSDDSIDYRRPPVSRLVNNVLKDAKPGGIVLMHDGGGDRSHTVKALPQIIASLKQRGYRFVTIPELLEIQVQKTPLVTTAQFHKMNKGT, from the coding sequence ATGGTAAAGCTGAAATTATTGATTGGAGGAATAGTATTCATCCCGCTAGTCGCAGTCCTATGCGACTTTAGTTTCGGAAGATTTTGGTTTTCAGAACGCTCAGACCATCAAAAATTAGTCAAAAAACCAGAACAACTCAGTGCCAGCGCTGTGAGCAATCAGCATAGTTCGGTATCCAATAAAGCCAGTGTTGCACAAGTAAACAGCCACATCTTTACAGTCCCTAATGAGTTTCAGGGAAAAATCATTCAACAGGCACAACTGAATAAACCAGATAAAGTTATCGCGCTAACTTTTGATGATGGCCCCGCACCTAAATACACACAACAGGTGTTAGAAATACTGAAGCAACAAAATATTAAGGCAACGTTCTTCTGTGTGGGGGAGATGGTGCATTATTTCCCCCAAATTGCCAAGCTAGAGGTAGCCGATGGTCACGCAATTGGTAATCACACGTGGCATCACTGGTATCGGCATATGAACCTGTCTGTTGCTGCGCGTGAGATTGAGTCCACCGCAACAGCTATTTACCAAACTATGGGGGTAAAAACTTTTCTGTTTCGTCCGCCTTATGGCATCCTCAACAATGGTGTAGCTGATTACGCTCAAAAGAATAATTACGCTGTTCTCATGTGGTCAGATGACTCGATCGACTATCGCCGTCCTCCAGTATCCAGACTCGTCAATAATGTGCTGAAGGACGCAAAGCCTGGTGGCATAGTACTGATGCATGATGGTGGTGGCGATCGCTCACATACAGTTAAGGCTTTACCGCAAATTATCGCTTCACTCAAACAGCGTGGTTATCGGTTTGTGACCATCCCAGAATTGTTAGAAATACAGGTACAAAAAACACCGTTGGTAACAACAGCACAGTTTCATAAAATGAATAAAGGTACATAA
- a CDS encoding four-helix bundle copper-binding protein, whose protein sequence is MTTTQSHQSLLESCIEACFDCLRDCENCADACLSGNMVQMMAQCIKLCRDCADTCALCARFMSRNSALHAQMCGICAEACDRCASKCEKHDSDHCKRCAASCRRCAESCHQMATAMA, encoded by the coding sequence ATGACCACAACCCAATCTCACCAATCCTTGCTTGAAAGTTGCATAGAGGCTTGCTTTGATTGCCTACGTGATTGCGAAAACTGTGCCGATGCCTGTTTAAGTGGCAACATGGTACAGATGATGGCTCAATGCATCAAGCTGTGTCGAGACTGTGCTGATACTTGCGCTTTGTGCGCCCGTTTCATGTCTCGCAATTCGGCTCTCCATGCTCAAATGTGCGGAATCTGTGCAGAAGCTTGCGATCGCTGTGCCAGTAAATGTGAAAAACACGATAGCGACCACTGCAAACGCTGTGCTGCATCTTGCCGTCGTTGCGCCGAGTCTTGTCACCAAATGGCTACAGCTATGGCGTAA
- a CDS encoding FAD-dependent oxidoreductase: protein MSFDYDLFVIGAGPGGLAAARQSAGYGARVLISERDQVGGTCVIHGYSLSTFFSTRSGYGWLD, encoded by the coding sequence ATGAGCTTTGATTATGACCTCTTTGTAATTGGCGCAGGGCCTGGAGGTCTTGCGGCAGCAAGACAATCTGCTGGTTATGGTGCTCGTGTGTTAATTTCTGAACGCGACCAGGTAGGTGGCACATGTGTAATTCATGGCTATTCCCTCAGCACTTTCTTCTCGACCAGAAGCGGCTACGGTTGGCTTGACTGA